Genomic segment of Myxococcus stipitatus:
CCACAGCGACTCGAGCTCCACGGGCGCGGAGGAGAAGGGCTCGGCGCGCACCAAGGCGTCGGACTCGTAGCAGCCGGTGAGGAGCCAGCCTCGCTTGACGCGCTGGTACGTCTCCAGCGTGCGCGCCGCGGGGTCCACCAACCAGACGTGGGAGACACCCTGACGTGCGTAGAGGGGGAGCTTGCGGGTGCGGTCCAGCGCCGCGGTGGTGGGCGCAATCACCTCGCAGACCCAGTCGGGGGCCAGGGTGAGGAAGGGGACGTCCGGGTCGATGGGGGACGCCACGCGCTCGCGGCGCCAGCCGGCGACATCGGGGACGAGAACGTCGTGACCCAGGCGCAGCTCAGGGGCCCGCAGGAAGCACCAGCGGCCACTGCCGCCCCGGCGCTTGTCGAGCTGTTCGCCCAGTTCCACCCCCAGCATGAAGGCGGCGCGCGTCTGCGCGGGAGTCAGCCTGGGAGAGGCCACGAGCTCTTCGTCCAGAATCTCTCCCACCCATCCCGCGGGCAGGGCCGAAAGCATGGAGTGGTTCGCCAGGTGGATGATGCCTTCCGTCACAGCGCCTCCGAAAGTGCGGCGGTTGAGGGCGGCATTCTAGGAAGGGGTCTGACATGTCCCGCGCTCGGCGGGACGCGTCACTTGCCGATGCAGAATCGCTGGAAGATTGCGTCGATGAGCGCCTCGGAAGCGGACGTTCCGGACAGCTCGCCGAGGGCTTCCATGGCGATGGCGACTTCGCCGGACACGACCTCCAAGGTCGAGAGTCGTGAAGCGGACTCCGCGCGGGACAGTGCCTCGGAGGCGCGACGCAAGGCATCGGCATGACGCTCGGACACGAGGGCCACCGCCGAGGGAGTGCCGGAGCCCCACAGATGCGAGAGGAGCACCTCGCGCAGTGCGTCCACGCCCTCGCCCGTGAGTCCGCTGACGCGCGGACGAGGGGACGGGGGGCTCACATCGGCGCGCGGGTGCTCCGCATCGTGAGCCGACGTTCCGGAACGGAGTGGGTACGCCGCTGAGTCAGTCGTGACCGTCTGCATCAGCGTGACGCCGGCGACTTCGGACAAGTGCTCCGCACGCTGTGGG
This window contains:
- a CDS encoding Uma2 family endonuclease, whose translation is MTEGIIHLANHSMLSALPAGWVGEILDEELVASPRLTPAQTRAAFMLGVELGEQLDKRRGGSGRWCFLRAPELRLGHDVLVPDVAGWRRERVASPIDPDVPFLTLAPDWVCEVIAPTTAALDRTRKLPLYARQGVSHVWLVDPAARTLETYQRVKRGWLLTGCYESDALVRAEPFSSAPVELESLWLPESSLVGDHSLFATAP